The following DNA comes from Peribacillus sp. FSL E2-0218.
ACAGGAAAGCAAATGGAAGCTGGTGCTCCGAGAGGCTGGAACCGGGCTCATCATCGGACTTACATGCGGAATATCGATCATTTTCATCGTCTATTTTTGGCAGCATGATATAATGCTTGGATTATTGGTGGGCATTTCAATTTTCATCACGTTAATCGTAGCCACGCTTGCAGGTTCGATCGTCCCGCTTCTCATGCATAAAATGAAGATCGACCCAGCTGTAGCTTCCGGACCCTTCATTACGACGATCAACGATCTGATCAGCATCCTGATTTATTTCGGATTGGCGACATTGTTCATGGGCTATTTACTGTAACTTGAAGGATGCAGGCCTCGGTGAGAAAACGGTGTTTTTATTAATGAAAATTTGATATACTGTCATTAGTAGCAGGTACTAATAACTTGTATTAAAAATAGGAGGTCACAAGATGACTTTTTCACTAGAAGGAAAAACGTTTGTCATAATGGGTGTAGCGAATAAAAGAAGTATTGCATGGGGAGTTGCCCGTTCCTTACATAAAGCAGGTGCAAAACTGATATTCACATATGGAAAAGAGCGTACGGAAAAAAGCGTAATCGAACTATCTTCCACGTTGGAAGGTGAGCCTTCCATCATATTACAATGTGATGTAACGAAGGACGAGTCTATCGAGGCATGCTTTGCAGCCATTAAGGAAAAGGTAGGCATCATCCACGGTGTCGCCCATTCGGTCGCTTTTGCGAACAAGGAAGAACTGGACGGAGAGTTCGTCAACACAAGCCGTGAAGGATTCTTGCTTGCCCACAATATCAGTTCTTTCTCTTTAACGGCTGTAGCCAAAGCAGCGAAAGATCTCATGCCTGAAGGCGGCAGCATAGTCACGATGACGTACCTTGGCGGTGAACGCGTCATGCCGAACTATAATGTAATGGGTGTGGCTAAGGCTTCGCTTGAAGCCAATGTCCGTTACCTATCAAGCGATCTTGGCAAAGATAACATCCGTGTGAATGCCATTTCGGCCGGCCCGATCCGTACGTTATCGGCCAAAGGGGTCCGTGACTTCAATAGCATCCTGAAGAAGATTGAGGAAGAGGCACCTCTTCGCCGCACAACGACTCCTGAAGAAGTCGGCGATACGGCCCTCTTTTTATTAAGTGATATGTCCCGCGGCATTACCGGCGAAAATATCCATGTCGATTCTGGATATCATATTATGGGGTAATGACAGCAAATCCAAAAAGGGATTCGGAATGAAAACATTCCGGATCCCTTTTGATTTTCCTCAAGCATTTTTGACGGGGGCTATCTTAAATCAAACCGCTCTCTAAAATCCGCTTGAACCTGGCTCCTAGATGAAGCTGGTGTTGCAACCACAATGAGGAGGACTAACTATAAAGAAAGGGAGCGAGATACTCCCTCAATAGAATGCGGGACTAAAGGAAACCCCCACTGCCGTGGCCGGACGTGGCCTTAATATAGGAGTGGCTGCTATGGCAAGAAACGGTTGTAGTCCTATTCCGTCAATAGGTGAGCAAACGGGGCTTCAGCTTATTCTTCATTAAACCATAAAAAGCAGGGAAGATGAATTCTCCCTGCGCAGCCTCTTATTTAATCCAAGAAATGTGATTGGAAAAATTCCAATTGATAGTCCAATGTTAGAGGGTCATTGAATATAAACTCGTTACCATTTGCTTCGAATACATGATTTTCTTTCACTGCAGGCATTTGTTTGTAAACATCGGTGTTTTGGAAAGAGTTATCTTGATCCCTATATTTGCTAATGACCAAATAGTCGCCGACATATTGGGGCAGTACTTCCAAGGAAATCGAATAATAGCCTTCCTTATGGACCATTTCCTTTACTTTGTCGGGCATTTTTAATCCCATTTCTTGATAGAGGACCTCGGTGCCCCTTCCCCAATTATCTCCAAACACAGCAAGCTGCTTATCATAGCTTTCCACCACTGTAACGGTAGCATCTTCCCCGATTTTTTCTTTAATTTGCTTTCCGGCTGCCGCCGCACGTGATTTATAATCATCAATCCAAGCTTGTGCTTCTTTTTCCTTGTTCAGCAGCTTACCGATTTCCAAATGCTGTGATAAATAATCCACTTTACCGTATGTATAAGTTACAGTAGGGGCAATTTCCTTCAACTTATCCAAATTTTTGGTAGTGCTTGCACCGATGATCAAATCTGGATCCAATTCGATTATTTTTTCCAATTCATCTTCTGATACCGATTGTACGTCTTTTAATTTTTTTTTGAACCTTGGGTTCATTTTGGACCAAGGTTCTACACCAACTAAATTTACTCCAAGTGACATGACATCTCCCGCATAAGATGCTAAAACGATAACCCGTTTTGGGTTTGCAGGGACCTCAATCGCACCATTTTCCGACTGATAGGTAATCGTATTTTTTTTGTTTTTTTCGCTCGATGTTTTTTCAGTGGCTGCATTGCCGCAGGCACTGACTAAAAGCGTAAAGATGAAGACGATGGGTAAAAGTATTTTTTTCAAAATGAAGTTCTCCTTATAGTAAAATATTTTTTGCCTTGTGGATCCTGCCGAAGGTTTCCTTTCTCTAAAAAGTGTTTGTTCACCAATAGATGAGAATGATAATCAATAACAATTAAAGTTTAATCTTCATTTTCAATTAAGTCAATGTTAAAAAATTATTATCCCGACGTCCTATGCTTGGCTGAAACCGATTATTCCGCGGTCACATCTTACGCATAAAAAAAGCTTATTTTCATATAAATGATACATAGAGCAGATATTCCATTGTCTAGACACAATCAGCTTAAACCTGCTTTCAGCCCTATTGGGGCCAATGAAAAAGGAGGAGGGGCATCATATGGACGTGAAGAAAGTCGATCTGCCTTGTGCTATCGGGAAACGAACCGTATATGACATGAAGGGCCATAAGCCATTTAATGAAAAAAATATCAGCACGTCATATAGTGCCGAGGAATTGGTGGAGCTATTGTCCCGACTCCCAGCCTTTGCACCCAAGCCCGTTTGTAAATTCATCATCAATGGCCGTACATTATTTGGGAAATTGGAATATAAAAAGAAATCCGATTTGTATATAAGGCATAAATTTGGGAAAAAGGTTGTTCAATACGATATGAAGCAGCTGCAGTCTGTCGATATTCTGAAATATTAAGGAGGAAGAACATGGCAGAGAGGAATGACGATAAACAATCCAAGCCGCTTTTATATGTCGATTCATCAAAGATTTCCGATCAGCGAGGAAATATGCAAACGGATTTCCGGACGAAAAAGAGTACGGCTCCTGATACCGTTGAGCCAGAGCTTCAGGAAGAACAGCATGGGGAGCAAGAACAAAAGGAAGAAAAAATAGAAGAAGTTAAGCGTGAATTCGGTGTATATGATGCCATGAAGGAAATCGAAACGGAAATGACCGCGATCAGGAACATAACCAATCA
Coding sequences within:
- a CDS encoding iron-hydroxamate ABC transporter substrate-binding protein; protein product: MKKILLPIVFIFTLLVSACGNAATEKTSSEKNKKNTITYQSENGAIEVPANPKRVIVLASYAGDVMSLGVNLVGVEPWSKMNPRFKKKLKDVQSVSEDELEKIIELDPDLIIGASTTKNLDKLKEIAPTVTYTYGKVDYLSQHLEIGKLLNKEKEAQAWIDDYKSRAAAAGKQIKEKIGEDATVTVVESYDKQLAVFGDNWGRGTEVLYQEMGLKMPDKVKEMVHKEGYYSISLEVLPQYVGDYLVISKYRDQDNSFQNTDVYKQMPAVKENHVFEANGNEFIFNDPLTLDYQLEFFQSHFLD
- the fabI gene encoding enoyl-ACP reductase FabI produces the protein MTFSLEGKTFVIMGVANKRSIAWGVARSLHKAGAKLIFTYGKERTEKSVIELSSTLEGEPSIILQCDVTKDESIEACFAAIKEKVGIIHGVAHSVAFANKEELDGEFVNTSREGFLLAHNISSFSLTAVAKAAKDLMPEGGSIVTMTYLGGERVMPNYNVMGVAKASLEANVRYLSSDLGKDNIRVNAISAGPIRTLSAKGVRDFNSILKKIEEEAPLRRTTTPEEVGDTALFLLSDMSRGITGENIHVDSGYHIMG